The following nucleotide sequence is from Catillopecten margaritatus gill symbiont.
GATTGAAAGCAGGGAGAAAGATGCAAAGTGAGATTATTGAGAATAACGGCAGTATTGCAGATTTAAGGCAACAAGCTGAGAAGGTTTATACGACTCTAGGGCGCCCCCAGAAATCCCAGTGCGATCTATACCTCTCAAGGGGGCACTGAAAAGAGTGAAACACATAAAATGTGCTGGGTTTTTTTTGGGGCGCCTTCTAATCCAAAAGTAGGGATTGGGGCACAAGATTAATCAATTTGTAAGCGTTTGACAGGCTTTCCACCGATTAAATGTTTGGTAATAATATCATCCAAATCTTCTTCGTCGATATATTGATACCAGATGTTGTCGGGATAAACGACTGCCACGGGGCCAGATTCACAGCGACCGAGACAGCGAGATTCACTGACACCGATTTTTCCTTTGCCAAGTTTGCCTGCGTTGCGACATTTATCTTTGACATAACGATAAGAGGCTTTTGCGCCGAATTGTGAGCAACAGGTTTTGCCGTCTTTACGGATGTTGTTGCAGAAAAAAATATGGTGGGTGTAATGGTTCATAGGTTGATTGCCCTTTGGTAACAGTATTTTTTGTCGATACCTGTGATTTTGGCAGCGAGCTTTGCTGCTTTGGATGCGCCCATTTCTGTCAGTAAAATTGGCAGGATTTTGTCTAATTGTGCTTCGCCTTCAACGATGTTATTTTTGTCAATGCCGCTGATTAAAATCACGAATTCGCCTTTTTGGTGGGCTTCATCTTCGGTTAAATAATCAATTAATTTTGGCAGAGTATTGGTTTTGATGGTTTCAAATGATTTACTGATTTCTTTGGCAAAGCAAACAATGCGCTCATTGCCCAGCACTTGCAATAAATCTTGTGCACAGGCGAGAATGCGTTTTGGGGATTCGTAAAAAATCGCAGTTTCGTTGATATGGGCGATGGATTGAATAACTTTGAGTCGGGCGGTGGTTTTTGATGGCAAAAAACCGAAGAAGGTAAAGCTGTTGCTGGCAATGCCACTGCTACTCATCGCACTAATAATTGCTGATGCTCCGGGAATGGGGGAAACGATGACGCCTGCTTTTTTCGCTTTGCTGACTAGCACATATCCAGGGTCACTGATGAGTGGTGTGCCTGCATCGCTGATTAGGGCAATGTTTTTTCCTGCCAATAAGTCAGCAACGACATCGGTAGTTTTAGCCACTTCATTGTGTTCGTGAAAAGCACGAACAGGGGTGTTGATATCATAATTACTCAGAAGTTTTTTACTATGGCGGGTGTCTTCTGCTAGAATAACATCCACGGTTTTGAGCGTTTCTATCGCTCTGAACGAAATATCATCTAGGTTTCCAATTGGTGTGGCAACAATATATAAGGGCATAAAAGATGTTTAGTAAGAAACGACAAACGGGCAATCAAGCAGAAAATTTGGCGCTCCAATATTTAGAAAAAAAAGGGCTTAAACTCATCGAACAAAACTATTTAACTCGAATGGGTGAAATAGACCTCATTATGCTTGATAAATCGGAGGATAATTTGGTTTTTATTGAAGTTCGCTATCGAAAAGATACATATTTTGGTTCTGCAGCCGATACCGTTACGCATAGCAAGCAAACGAAAATCATTCATACTGCCAAATATTTTCTACTAAAACACAAACAATATGACAATTTTATCTGTCGATTTGATGTCATTGGGCTTGAATCTGATTTAAAATGTCCCACAATTAATTGGATAAAAGATGCTTTTGAGGCATTATAAACTATGAAAAAAATCACCTTATCTTTATTCATTGCGGCAAGTACTTTGTTTCTAAGTGGCTGCCTTGTTTCATCAGCAATTAGCACCGCTATCATGGTTTCTAACGATAGACGAACAGCAGGTGAAGTTGTTGATGACAAGGGCATTGAATTCAGTTTATTTGCTTGGACTGGTGAAGAAAAAATACTGGAAAATACACACTTAAATTTCTTAGTTTACAATAAGGAGGTATTGGTTACCGGCGAAGTTCCAACTCGGACAATACGCGACCATGTGATCAAACAAGTGCCCA
It contains:
- the rsmI gene encoding Ribosomal RNA small subunit methyltransferase I; amino-acid sequence: MPLYIVATPIGNLDDISFRAIETLKTVDVILAEDTRHSKKLLSNYDINTPVRAFHEHNEVAKTTDVVADLLAGKNIALISDAGTPLISDPGYVLVSKAKKAGVIVSPIPGASAIISAMSSSGIASNSFTFFGFLPSKTTARLKVIQSIAHINETAIFYESPKRILACAQDLLQVLGNERIVCFAKEISKSFETIKTNTLPKLIDYLTEDEAHQKGEFVILISGIDKNNIVEGEAQLDKILPILLTEMGASKAAKLAAKITGIDKKYCYQRAINL
- the fdx4 gene encoding Ferredoxin, 2Fe-2S → MNHYTHHIFFCNNIRKDGKTCCSQFGAKASYRYVKDKCRNAGKLGKGKIGVSESRCLGRCESGPVAVVYPDNIWYQYIDEEDLDDIITKHLIGGKPVKRLQID